From Triticum aestivum cultivar Chinese Spring chromosome 4A, IWGSC CS RefSeq v2.1, whole genome shotgun sequence, a single genomic window includes:
- the LOC123083940 gene encoding oleosin 18 kDa gives PAPSSWQALTVATLFPLGGLLLVLSGLALAGTVVGLAVATPVFLLFSPVLVPAALTIGLAVTGFLTSGALGLGGLSSLTVLANTARQAFQRTPDYVEEARQRMADAAAAAGHKTQQAGHAIQSRAEEARAGGGGGHTGATGGAGAGTGTRASS, from the coding sequence cctgcgccctcctcctggcagGCGCTGACGGTGGCGACGCTGTTCCCGCTGGGCGGGCTGCTGCTGGTGCTGTCCGGGCTGGCGCTGGCGGGCACCGTGGTGGGGCTGGCCGTGGCCACGCCGGTGTTCCTGCTCTTCAGCCCCGTGCTGGTCCCGGCCGCGCTCACCATCGGCCTGGCCGTCACCGGGTTCCTCACCTCCGGCGCGCTGGGGCTGGGCGGCCTCTCCTCGCTCACCGTGCTCGCCAACACGGCGCGCCAGGCGTTCCAGCGCACCCCGGACTACGTGGAGGAGGCGCGCCAGcgcatggccgacgctgccgcggcCGCGGGGCACAAGACGCAGCAGGCCGGCCACGCCATCCAGagccgcgcggaggaggcgcgcgccggaggaggaggcggccacaCCGGCGCCACCGGCGGAGCGGGCGCCGGCACCGGCACCAGGGCGTCGTCGTAA